CCGTGAGGCGCTGATCAGGCGCTGGCCCATGGAACCGGTCTCACGCTGGCTAGATCGCTTGCGCACACTGTCCGACGCAGTGCGCGAGCAGATGACATTGGTACTGTAAAACGTGGGGATACCTAAGAACCCGACCCATTGCTTCCATTGCATTGCCGCACTCCTTCGACATGAGTGACTGTTGTACCAGTGCGTGGGCGAAAACGAAATGTTCGGCACTGACCAGCGCTGCGCTGTTGCGAGCGGCGGGCAGTCCGTAGCGCTCGCATCACGGCGCACGAACGCGCCTACCGATCCCGCGAGTGCCCCGCCATGCGGCTTCGTAGCCGTGCACCCATCACCGCTACGCCAGCCGCCGCGATTCTGCATACGGCGGCGTGTCCGGGTAATCGTCTTCGCGCAGGCGCGCCTGTAGATCTCGCCACCATTGTGGGTCGAATAGCTCCGGGTGAATGTGCTTGACCGCTTCCAGCTGCGAGGCGGGCAGGCCCATGAACAAGGCAAACCGTTCGGGAAACACATCGCGCGGGCCGACATGGAACCATGGTTCGGCCGCCATCTGCTCTTCGTAGGTGGTGGGTGTGGGCCAGTCGCGGAAGCTGCATTCGGTGATCAGGCACAGTTCGTCGTAGTCGTAGAACACCGCACGCTGGTGGCGGGTGATGCCGAAGTTCTTCAGCAGCATGTCGCCGGGAAAGATGTTGTTGCGCGCCATGTCCTTGATGGCCTGGCCATAGTCCAGCGCCGCCGCATGCGCGGCCTCGGGCAATTGCTCGCGCAGGTACAGGTTGAGCGGGCGCAGGCGCCGTTGCACGTAGCACAGCGCGATCAGCACATCGTCGCCGTCTTCGCCCAGGCTCGTTGCGCAGCTGGTCTGCAGTTCCTGCAGCAGCGCCGGCGAGAAGCGCGATTTGGGAAAGCGCAGGTAGCGATACGGCTGCGCGTCGAGCAGGCGGCCGATGCGGTCGAGCTGGAAGACCAACTCGTATTTGCCCTCCACCTGCGCACGGCTCATGGTCTTGGGATAGGCGAAGCGGTCGCGGATGAGCTTGAACACCAGCGGATAACTGGGCAGCGTGAATACCACCATGACCATGCCGGGCGTGCCATCGGCATGCACCAGCTGCTCGGACGGCTGCGCCTGGAAATGGCTGAAAAACGTCCGATAGCGTTCGGTCTTGCCCTGCTTGGCGCGGCCCAGCATGGTGTACAACTCGTCCACCGGCTTGTGGGTCAACAGGCTGCGCAGGAACACCACCGCATCGCCGACCGTCGACAGGTCGGCTTGAAAATAACTGCGCGAGTTACTGAACAGTTGGGCGACATCACTGCGCTTGGTCAGCACCGCTTCGGCACGCAGACCGGCATCGTCATTGACCAGGGCGATGACGCATGGCGAGAAGCGATGCTCACCGAACACACGGCCGACCAGATAGGCGCGACGTTCGCGATAGAACACGGTTTCCAGCAATTCCACGCTGCGCACCGGGTGTTCGCCCCAGTGGGCAAGATCGTCGAGCAGGCGGACTGCGATCGCCGCTGCGCACCGCGTGCGATGCGCGTAGGGCACCGCGAAGGCGTAATCGCCCAGCACCCGCACCAGCATGTCGGTCAGCCGACCCGGCGACACCGCATAGGTGTGCCGGGCAACCGGCACGGTGATGGCATCGGTCGGCTCGATATCCAGCGCGATAAATTCGATGCCGGCATCGACCCCGTGGGTGCCGAAGTAACGCCGGGTCAGGGTGTTGTAGAAGGTCTTGTACAACTCCTGATCGATCAGCCCTTCCAGGAGCGTGGCATAGCAATTGCGCGCCCGCATCCACAGCGCGCGGTCGTGCGCCTGGCCCAGCAACACCGCGCGCGCGCAGGCGCAGCATGCATTCGGCGATGTAGTGGTCGTAGAGTGCGATGCGCGCCACGGCGTCGTCGCGAGCGCCGCTCCAGTCGCGTGCCTCGAAGCGTTGCATGGCGCGGGCGGTGATCTCGGAGAACCGCGCGTGGTAATCCTCGAAGGCATCGTAGACGGCATGGGCGATCGCCAATGCGCGGCGCTCGGATTGCGGAGGAAGGGTCGCAGGTTCATGCCGGCAGTGTCCTCGGAGGCTTGCGGCGGCGCGTGGCAGGCGGCGCCGTGGTCGGTGCAGCAGGTGGCGCGGTCGGCGCGTTGGCAGTCTGCTGCGCGTGCGTGATATGTTCGCGCGCCTGCAGCTGCAACCATGCGCGGAATGCGAGAAAACCGGCATGCGCGGCCGAGCGTGGCGGATACACGAGATAGTGCGACCAGCCGGTCTTGAGCCGTTGCGTGGACAGCGCCACCAATTGGCCGGACGCCAGCAACAGGCGTGCGCGCGTTACCCGTCCCAAGGCGACGCCGACACCTTCCAAGGCGGCACGGTGATGCGCCTCCGATTCGTCGAGCACGGCGACATAGCGGCGCGGCGCGGCGCCGCCGAACGCCGCAAACCAGCGCCGCCAGGCGTCGTCCGGATCGCCCAGCAGCGGCCAGTCCTGCAACGGCGGTGCGTCCACGCCGCCCATGCGCGCGATCAGGGCCGGGCTCGCCATCGGAACCAGCCAGTCGTCGAACAGCGGCTCGGCAACGACACCGGGCCAGTGCCCGGCGCCGATGCGCATGGCGCCGTCCACCTGCTGCTGGCGCTCGAAGTCCACCAGCCGTTCGCTGGAAAGCAGATTGATCTCGATGGTGGGATGGTCGGCCAGAAAGCCGCCCAGGCGCGGCACCAGCCAGGTCGATGCCATCGACGGGGTCACGCTCAACGTGAGCGTGTCGTCGCGGCGCGGACCGAATGGTTGAAACGCCTCGGCGATCGCATCCAGATGCGGGGCGATACGATCGAGCAGTTGCTGGCCCTGCGGCGTGGCGGTGACGCCACGCGCATGCCGCTGCAGCAGCGGATAGCCCAACCGTTGCTCGAGTGCGCGCATCTGGTGGCTGAGCGCACTGACGGTGAGATGCATCGTGGCGGCGGCACGCGACAGGTTGCCCAGGCGTACGGCGCTGACGAAGCCTTGCAATGCGTGGAGCGGCGGACGCGACATAGCTGAACCCTTGAATGGAATTCAATACGACCTTGCAAAAGCATCGCTTTTGCCGCCCCTAGCCTGCACCTACTGTGGATTCCACTCAAGTGGAGGCAGGATCGATGCGCATCTTTACCGACTTGCTGTTCCACCACGGGCACATTGCCGACGTGGACCTCGCGCAGCGGCTGACCGAGCCAGACGCTGTGGCGGACCCGGCAGCGCCGCAGGCCCCGGAAGCCCCTCCCGCGCCCGACGCGGAACATATCGACGCGGCGCAACGCGCCCGGTGCGAGCAACGCATGGCGCGCCGCAAGCGCCGCCTGCTGCGCGCCATCACGGCGCTGTCGCCTTTCCGCTGAAACGACAAGGCCCGCCTCTGGCAGAGGCGGGCCTTGATCGGCATGTCGACGCACCAGCCGGGGAGCCGCGACTCAGGCTTTCAACGTGGCGAGGATGTCGTTGAAGGTCTTGCTCGGCCGCATCGCCTCGCTGACCTTGGCCAGGTCCGGGTGGTAGTAACCGCCGATTTCCACCGGCTTGCCCTGCGCTCCATTGAGCTCGGCGACGATCGCTGCTTCGTTCTCGGTCAAGGCCTTGGCCAGCGGTGCGAACTTGGCCTGCAACGCGGTGTCTTCGGTCTGCGCGGCCAGGGCCTGCGCCCAGTACATCGCCAGATAGAAGTGGCTGCCACGGTTGTCGAGCTCGCCGACCTTGCGCGCCGGCGACTTGTTGTTGTCCAGGAACTGGCCGTTGGCCACGTCCAGCGCCTTGGCCAGCACGGTGGCCGAGGCATTGTCGTAACGGTTGCCCAGATGTTCGAGCGAGGCGGCCAGGGCCAGGAATTCACCCAGCGAATCCCAGCGCAGGCAGTTTTCTTCGACGAACTGCTGCACATGCTTGGGGGCCGAGCCACCGGCGCCGGTCTCGAACAGGCCGCCACCGGCCATCAGCGGCACGATGGAGAGCATCTTGGCGCTGGTGCCCAGCTCCATGATTGGGAACAGGTCGGTGAGGTAATCGCGCAGCACGTTGCCGGTGACCGAGATCGTGTCCTGGCCCTTGCGGATGCGCTCCAGCGAGAAGGTGGTCGCTTCCACCGGCGGCAGGATGCGGATATCCAGACCGCTGGTGTCGTGATCCTTCAGATACTGCTCAACCTTGGCGATCACCTGCGCGTCGTGCGCACGCGCCTTGTCCAGCCAGAACACCGCCGGCGTATCGCTCAGGCGCGCGCGCTCCACGGCCAGCTTGACCCAGTCCTGGATCGGCGCGTCCTTGACCTGGCACATGCGCCACAGATCACCGGCCTCCACCGCGTGCTCGAACACCGTCTTGCCGTTGCCGTCGCTGACCTTGACGGTGCCGGCGGCAGGCATCTGGAAGGTCTTGTCGTGCGAGCCGTATTCCTCGGCCTTCTGCGCCATCAGGCCGACATTGGGCACCGAGCCCATGGCGGCCGGGTCGAACGCCCCGTGCGTGCGGCAGTCGTCGATCACCGCTTGATACACGCCAGCATAGCAACGGTCCGGAATCACCGCCTTGGTGTCCTGCAACTTGCCTTGCGCATTCCACATCTGACCGGAGTCGCGAATCATCGCCGGCATCGAGGCGTCCACGATCACGTCGCTGGGCACGTGCAGGTTGGTGATGCCCTTGTCGGAATTGACCATCGCCAGGCCCGGACGTTGCGCGTATTCGGCCTGGATATCGGCCTTGATTTCGGCTTGCTTCGCTTCCGGCAGCGACGTGATACGTGCGTACAGATCGCCGATGCCGTTGTTGGGATCGAAACCAACCGACTTGAGCGCATCGGCATGCTTGCTCAGCGTGTCCTTGTAGAACTCACCAACCACCACGCCGAACAGCACCGGGTCGGACACCTTCATCATGGTGGCCTTGAGGTGCACCGAAAACAGCACGCCCTTCGATTTCGCATCGGCGATCTCTGCGTCGATGAAGCTGGCCAGCGCGCGCTTGCTCAGCACGGCAGCATCGACGATCTCGCCCGTTTTCACCGCCACTTTGTCTTTCAACACGGTGCTGTTGCCACCGGCACCGACGAATTCGATCTTCAGCGTGCCGGCATCGGCGATGGTGGCGGACTGCTCGCTGCCGAAGAAATCGCCGGCATCCATGTGCGCGACATGCGACTTGGAGTCGCTGTTCCACTTGCCCATGCGGTGCGGATGCTTGCGTGCGTAGTTCTTGACCGACAGCGGTGCACGGCGGTCGGAATTGCCTTCGCGCAGCACCGGATTCACCGCACTGCCCTTGACCCTGTCGTAGCGCGCCTTGATGTCTTTTTCGGCGGCGTCCTTGGGCTCGTCCGGATAGGCCGGCAGCGCGTAGCCCTGCCCCTGCAGCTCCTTGATGGCCGCCTTGAGTTGCGGCACCGAGGCGCTGATGTTGGGCAACTTGATGATGTTGGCTTCCGGCGTGGTGGCCAGCTCGCCCAGTTCGGCCAGGTCGTCGGCGATCTTCTGCGTGTCGCTCAGATGCTCGGGAAACAGCGCCAGGATGCGGCCGGCCAGCGAGATATCGCGCGTCTGGACCACGATGCCGGCGGTATCGGTGTAGGCATCGATGATCGGCAGCAGCGACTGCGTGGCGAGGAAGGGAGCTTCGTCGGTGAGCGTGTAGAGGATCTTCGGTGTCTTCGACATGGCGCGGGATAGGACCTCGGAGGAAAGGAGACAGTGGCGACAATACGGGAGGGTACGTTGCCGACTGGATCGCGGGCGGCATCGGGGGAAAACGCCCCCGATGGGTACGGCCCGCGATTGTCGCGTGTCCATCCCGTTCTGGCAAAATTCGGCTCGACCATCCTGCCACTGTGCCATTGGCGCAGATTCGCCCATACCTGCATGACAGCCCGCTTTTCGCCTGCCGATCTCGATCGTTCCTTCCTGCTCGGCATCACCACGCCCAGCTACTATGCGCGCGGCCTGGTCTATGCAGATCAGGAACGCGTCACCTTGCAGACGGTTGAGCCGCTGCGGGTCGACGCTATCGTTAGCGGTAGCGACGACTATGCCGTGGAGCTGGTCTGGCGAAATGGCCGCTTGCGGGGGCAGTGCGACTGCCCGATCGGTCAGCAAGCCGAATTCTGCAAGCACCAGGTGGCCGTTGCCCTCAGCTGGGCACGGACGAGTGCCGACCCCAGCTTCCAAAAACGCACCAAGCGCACGACTGCCGGCGTGCCAGTGGCCGAATCCAGCGACCGTGTCCTGCAGCACTGGTTGTCGACGCAGACCCCACAGGCCTTGCAGGCCTTGATCCTGGAGTTGGCTGACAACGATGCCCAGTTGCGCAAGCGCCTGCTGAGCCAGGCACAACTGGCCGTCGCGCCGTTGCAGCAGTGGCGCAAGGCGATCTCCACCTTGCTTGGCCGCAAGCGATTCATGGACTGGAGCGCCACCATTGCCTATAGCAAGCAGTTGGGGGTGTTGCCATCCTTGCTGGAGCAGGCGCGGCAACGTGACCCGCTGGCGGCGCTGGATCTGCACGAGTACGCGTTCAAACGGCTGCTGGCGATCTACGAAGAGGTCGACGATTCGCGCGGCGATCTGGGCGAGCGCCTGCGTGCGTTGGGACATGCGCACCTGGAGGCCGCGCATGCAGCCGGCACCGATACGCTCGGCGATCGCCTGTTCGAACTGCGCATGCTCGACCAATGGAGCCTGCTGCGCCCCTTGCAGGACTATGCCGCGCTGCTGAGTGCAGCGGACATCGCACGGCTGCAACACGCGGCACTGAAGATCCTGCATGCCCGCGGCGACCGGGCGCGGCGACTGTCGGCCGAGTCGCTGCTCGAAGACACCGCGCGTTGCGGCGCCAGCGTGGATGCCATGCTGGAGTTCTTCGCCCACACCTGTTCCAGCGGCTGGGATCATCTGGAGATGGCGCGCCGCTGTGGCGAACACGGGCGCCAGCGCCAGGCCTTGGAATGGCTGGAGCGCGGCGTCAAGGCCGACCCGCAGGACGGCCGCCTGCTGGCTGCGTTGGCGACAGTCTACGTGCGTGATGGCTTTCCTGAGGATGCGTTGACGTTGCGCTGGAAGGTGTATCTGCTCATGCCCAATGAAGAGACCTACCTGGCTCTGCAAGAGGCGGCATCGCTGCTGGACGCCTGGGAGGCATGGCGCGAACGTGCATTGCAGGCGCTGGACACCAAGGCGGTGCCGCGCTTCATCGATGCGCACGACACCCGCATCAGTCTGCTGCTCGCCGAGGGACAGACCCAGCGTGCGCTGGAACTGGCAGCCGACCAGACGCGCAAGCTCCCACTAGGTACCTGGGAGCGCCTATTGCCGGCGGCCGAGACGCACGACCCGGCCGCCGCGCTGCGGATTTGCCACACCCTGATCGATGCGCACATCGCGCGCACCGATCGCCATGGCTACGTGGCGGCGATCGGGCTGCTTCCCACGCTGCAGCGCCTTTACCAGCAGCAGGGCGCGCAGGGTCACGCTGCATTCGACGCCGAACTTGCCCGCCTGCGCCAGCAATACCGCGTCAAACGCACGTTCATTGAATTACTGCACAAGCGGTTTCCGGAACCCTAGGGAAACTCTGAACAACTCCCCCTGATCCTGCGACAATCGCACAGAGGCACCAGGACGATGACGATGCAACTGACCTTCGGCGACGCGGANCAATACCCCGAAAACATGCCGAAAACGGCAAAAAACCGGGGGGTTGAGCGCCCTCAGCGCGGCGGATGTGGCGTGTTTCGTTTTCCGGCTGCGTTGATCAGACCATCCCTAGGCGATACACATCTTTTTAAGTGATGCACAGTAGCGAAATTGGACAGCCGCAGACTGCGACCAGATGCGGCGCGCATCGGCAGAAACCGCACTGATGCACAGCGGCGGCGCGATTGACGCTACGCTGCAGGGGCAGGCAGCATCGGCCTGCTCTCACCAAGGCCCCAAACGGAGCATCGCCATGGAATTCTTTGCGCATTCGACCAAGCGGCAGGATCGCAGCGATTGGCAACGGCTGGCCGATCACCTACGCGCCGTCGGCGAACGCGCCGCCAGGAATGCCGCACCGTTTGGAGGCCAACTTCTGGCCGGTCTGGCCGGGCAACTGCACGACCTTGGCAAGTACACACAGAAATTTCAGGACCGGCTGGATGGTGACCCGGCCCGTGTCGACCATGCGACCTGGGGCGCTCGGATCGCCTGCAAGCGCTATGGCACCGCCGGCACCCTGCTCGCGTACGGCATCGCCGGCCATCACGCCGGATTGGCCGATGGACGAGCAGGACACGCAGCGCAGTCACGTCCTTCGCTGCACGAGCGCCTATCGGAGGACTACCGCGAACGGGAACTGCCACCGCTGCTGTCGGACTGGGAACGGGAGTTGTCACTGCCGGCCACGCTGGCGTTGCCGGACGGCTTTATTGGTCATCCGCGCCAGGAGCGTCGTCCTTTCCAGCTCACGGTCCTGACGCGGATGATCTTCTCCTGCCTGGTCGATGCCGACTTCACCGATACCGACGATTTCTATCGCCGCCTGGAAGAGCGCCAGTCACGTGCGGAGGAAACCGGCACGCGTCCGGCCCTGCCAGAATTACGACAGCGCCTTGATGCGCACCTGACCACCTTGCCCACCGAGGGCGACATCAATCCCTTGCGCGCGCAGATCCTGCGCGAAGTTCGTGCCAAGGCCGGCATGCGTCCTGGTCTGTTCTCCCTCACCGTACCCACCGGCGGCGGCAAGACGCTGGCTTCGCTGGCATTCGCGCTGGACCATGCCATCGCCCATGGGTTGCGCCGGGTGATCTATGTGATTCCGTTCACCAGCATCGTCGAACAGACCGTGCAGGTGTTTCGGCTCGCATTGGGTGTGCAGGAGCGCGACGACATCGTGCTGGAGCACCACAGCGCTTTCTTCGACGATCCGGCCAAGGCACCACAGTCCATCGACAAGCGCAGATTGGCCATGGAGACCTGGGATGCGCCGATCGTCGTCACTACCGCAGTGCAGTTCTTCGAAAGCCTGTTCGCCGATCGTCCTTCCCGCTGCCGCAAGCTGCACAACATCGCCGGCAGCGTTGTGGTTCTGGACGAAGCGCAGACCCTGCCGCACGCATTGCTGCGCCCGTGCGTGGCGCTATTGGACGAATTGGCGCGCAACTACCGGGTCAGCCCGGTGTTGTGCACCGCCACGCAACCCACGCTGCGCCTGGACCAGGGTTTCGCTGGGGGCCTGGACCACGTGCGAGAGCTGGTGGACGACCCACCGGCGCTGTATGCACGGCTACGACGCGTCCAGATGCGCCACGTCGGCACGCTCGACGACGCTGCGCTGGCTGACCACCTCCGGCAACGCGAACAGGTACTGTGCATCGTCAACAATCGTCGCCACGCCCGGCACTTGTTCGACGCGATCGCCGGCCAACCCGGTGCACGGCACCTGACGACGCTGATGCACGCGCGCCACCGCAGTGCGGTGCTGGCCGAACTGCGCGAAGACTTGAACGCAGGCCGGCCATGCAGGCTGGTCGCCACGAGCTTGATTGAAGCGGGGGTGGACGTGGACTTCCCGACCGTGCTGCGCGCCGAAGCTGGCCTGGATTCCATCGCCCAGGCTGCCGGCCGCTGCAACCGCGAAGGCCGGCGGCCGGTAGATGCCAGCGAAGTACAGGTGTTCGCGCCGGCCAATCCCGACTGGGCACCGCCAAAGGAACTGGACCTGTTTGCCGAGGTCTTCCGTGGCATCGAGCGTAGCCACCGCAACGACTTGCTGGCGATGACAGCAGTCGCCGACTATTTCGCGGCGCTCTATCGTCGCCTGGGCGATGGACGGCTCGACCGCGAGAACGTGCTCGGCCTGCTGCGCGATGCCGACATCAAGGGTTTGCCGCTGGACACCCTGGCGCGGACATTCAAGATGATCCAGACCACCATGCGACCGCTGATCGTACCGTATGCCCCCTATGCCGAAGGCTGCGACAAAGAGGTGCCCGAGGTGGCCGACATCCTGCGCCAGCTCGAACATGCAGAACACGTGGGCGTAGCCGGCGCTGCCCGTCGCCTGCAGCCGTGGCTGGTGCAGGTGCCTGAGCAGGCCTACCGCGCGCTGTGGCAGGCCAATGCCATCGCCCCGGTGGCACAGGCGCGCTATGGCGAACAGTTCGTGAGGCTGGTCAATCCAAGACTGTACGACCCGCGGTTCGGGCTGCGCTGGGACGACAGCCCGCAGTTCCTGTCAGCCGAGGCTCTGGTCCTGTGAGCTAGGCGACGCTCACTCAAATCTCAGCATCTGAGATATAAATCAGGCAGGCTAGACCGTGTCACGCCAGATAGGGGAAACAAGGATGAGCTACGGAGTGAAGCTCCACGTCTGGGGCGAACGGGCGCTGTTCACGCGCCCGGAAATGAAAGTGGAACGCGTCTCGTACGACATCATCACGCCATCGGCGGCGCGCGGCATCCTGGAGGCGATCCACTGGAAACCGGCGATTCGCTGGGTGGTGGACAGCATCCAGGTGCTCAAGCCGATTCGCTTCGAGTCGATCCGCCGCAACGAAGTGGGCGGCAAGCTGTCTGCGGCCAGCGTGAGCAAGGCGATCAAGGCCGGGCGCACCGATACGCTGGTGAGCCATGTCGAAGAGGACCGCCAACAACGCGCCGCCACGCTGCTGCGCGAAGTGGGTTACGTGATCGCCGCACACTTCGAATTAACCGACAAGGCGGGCACCGACGACAACGTCGGCAAGCACCTGGACATCTTCAACCGCCGTGCGCGGCGCGGGCAGTGCTTCCAGGCCCCGTGCCTGGGCACGCGCGAATTTCCGGCCAGCTTCGCGCTGATCGAGGACGACGCGGCGATGCCGGCTACCGATGCAATGCTGGCCGGCGAACGCGACCTGGGCTGGATGCTGCACGACATCGACTTCGCCGACGGCATGACTCCGCGCTTCTTCCGCGCTCGCATGGTCGATGGCCGGGTCGAGGTGCCAGCGCCGGAAAACGGCGGGGTGCGCGCATGATCCTGTCCGCACTTGCCGACTACTACCAACGGCTGCTGGACGACCCCGCATCGGGCATCGCCGCACCCGGCTACAGCCAGGAGAAGATCGGCTACGCCATCGTGCTGGACGGCGATGGCCGCGTTGTGGCCGTGGAGGACGAACATGACTACGACAGCAAGAAGCGGATGGCCAAGGCGCTGAGCGTGCCACAGCCGGAGAAACGCACCGTGGCGGTCAAGTCCAATTTTCTTTGGGACAAGACCAGCTACGCGCTCGGCGTCAGCGCCAGCAGCAAGCGCAGCGCGCAGGAACACGCTGCGTTCAAGACCTTGCACCAGCAGGCGCTGGGTAGCAGCGAAGACCCCGGCCTGCGTGCGCTATTGACGTTCCTCGACACCTGGTCGCCCGCGCAATTCGCCGATCACTCAGAGTTCGCCCGGCACGGCGAGGCGCTATTGGATACCAACCTGGTGTTCCGCCTGGAGGGTGACACCGGCTATCTGCATCAGCGCGCCGCGGCGCGCGCGGCATGGGAGCGACTGCAAGGCCAAGGCACCGACGGCGTATCCGGCATGTGCCTGGTCAGCGGCGTACGCGCGCCGTTGGCGCGGTTGCATCCGGCGGTCAAGGGCGTCAACGGAGCACAAAGTTCCGGCGCATCGCTTGTTTCGTTCAATCTCGATGCGTTCACCTCCTATGGCAAGAGTCAGGGCGAGAACGCCCCGATCTCCGAACAGGCAACCTTCGCCTACACCACTGCGCTCAATCACTTGCTGCGTCGCGACCCGCGCAACCGGCAGCGGCTACAGATCGGCGACACCACAGTGGTGTTCTGGGCGCAGGCCAGGACGACCGCGCAGGCAGAGGGCGCGGAAGATCTGATCGCCGATTTCCTGCGCGGCGGTGAGACGGAAGACCCTGGCATCATCGACGGCCAGGCCACCCAGCGCCTGCACCTGGCACTGGAGCAGGTGCGACAGGCGCGTCCACTACGCGAAATGGACGACGCACTGGACGACGAGGCCCGCATCTTCGTGCTGGGCCTGGCCCCCAACGCCTCGCGCCTGTCGATCCGCTTCTGGGAAACGCAGACGCTGGCCGGCTTTGCCGCACGGCTGGCTGCCCACTATCAGGACCTCAAGCTCGAACCGCCAGCCTGGAAACGCGCGCCGACGCCGCAGTTTCTCGCCCTGCAGACAGCGCCGGTCTACGGCGAGCACGGCAAGCCCAAGGCCGAGGACGTCTCGCCGCTGCTGGCCGGCGAGCTGACCCGCGCCATCCTCGCCGGCACGCGCTATCCGCTTAGCTTGCTGAGCGCCATCGTCATGCGCTTCCGCGCCGATGGGCAGGTCAACCCGCTGCGCGTGGCCTTGTGCCGGGCCGTACTGGCACGCGAGGCACGCCTGGACACGCAACAAGGACTGTCATCCACCAAGGGAGAGCCCCCCGTGAGTCTCGATACCGCCAATACCGACCCCGGCTACTTGCTGGGCCGGCTGTTCTCATCGCTGGAAAACCTGCAACGCGCCGCACTGGGCGGGCAGGTCAACGCCACCATCCGCGACCGTTACTACGGCGCCGCCTCTGCAACCCCGGCCAGCGTCTTCCCGGTGCTGTTGCGCAATGCGCAGAACCACTTCGGCAAGCTGCGCAAGGACAAGGCTGGCCTGGCGGTGAACCTGGAAAAGGAAGTCGGCCAGATCATCGACGCACTTCCCGCCAGTTTCCCGCGCAGCCTGCCCATCCATGAGCAAGGCCGTTTCGCCATCGGCTACTACCACCAGACCCAGGCGCGCTTCGCCCGCAACAACGGCCAGGACGCCCCCGACACCGCTTCCGAAGGAGAACCCGCATGAGCGCCATCGCCCACCGCTATGAATTCGTCTATCTATTCGACGTGACCAACGGCAACCCCAATGGCGACCCCGACGCCGGCAACCTGCCGCGGCTGGACCCGGAAACCAACCGCGGCCTGGTCACCGACGTGGCCCTCAAGCGCAAGATCCGCAACTACGTGGCGCTGGAGAAAGACAACGCGCCGGGTTACACGATCTACATGCAGGAGAAATCAGTACTGAACAACCAGCACAAGCAGGCCTACACCGCCCTTGGCATCGAGCATGAAGCCAAGAAGCTGCCCAAGGACGGCGACAAGGCGCGCGAATTGACCGCATGGATGTGTGAAAACTTCTTCGACGTGCGCACCTTCGGCGCAGTGATGACCACCGAGGTCAATACCGGCCAGGTACGTGGCCCGGTGCAACTGGCCTTCGCCACCTCGGTCGAACCGGTGTTGCCACTGGAAGTGTCGATTACCCGCGTGGCGGTGACCAACGAGAAAGACCTGGAGAAGGAGCGCACCATGGGCCGCAAGCATATTCTGCCCTACGGCCTGTATCGCGCACATGGCTTTGTGTCGGCCAAGCTGGCCGAGCGCACCGGTTTCTCCGAGGAAGACCTGCAACTGCTGTGGCGCGCATTGACCAATTTATTCGAGCACGACCGCTCCGCCGCACGCGGCGAGATGGCTGCACGCAAACTGATCG
The window above is part of the Xanthomonas cassavae CFBP 4642 genome. Proteins encoded here:
- a CDS encoding LysR substrate-binding domain-containing protein → MSRPPLHALQGFVSAVRLGNLSRAAATMHLTVSALSHQMRALEQRLGYPLLQRHARGVTATPQGQQLLDRIAPHLDAIAEAFQPFGPRRDDTLTLSVTPSMASTWLVPRLGGFLADHPTIEINLLSSERLVDFERQQQVDGAMRIGAGHWPGVVAEPLFDDWLVPMASPALIARMGGVDAPPLQDWPLLGDPDDAWRRWFAAFGGAAPRRYVAVLDESEAHHRAALEGVGVALGRVTRARLLLASGQLVALSTQRLKTGWSHYLVYPPRSAAHAGFLAFRAWLQLQAREHITHAQQTANAPTAPPAAPTTAPPATRRRKPPRTLPA
- a CDS encoding NADP-dependent isocitrate dehydrogenase, producing MSKTPKILYTLTDEAPFLATQSLLPIIDAYTDTAGIVVQTRDISLAGRILALFPEHLSDTQKIADDLAELGELATTPEANIIKLPNISASVPQLKAAIKELQGQGYALPAYPDEPKDAAEKDIKARYDRVKGSAVNPVLREGNSDRRAPLSVKNYARKHPHRMGKWNSDSKSHVAHMDAGDFFGSEQSATIADAGTLKIEFVGAGGNSTVLKDKVAVKTGEIVDAAVLSKRALASFIDAEIADAKSKGVLFSVHLKATMMKVSDPVLFGVVVGEFYKDTLSKHADALKSVGFDPNNGIGDLYARITSLPEAKQAEIKADIQAEYAQRPGLAMVNSDKGITNLHVPSDVIVDASMPAMIRDSGQMWNAQGKLQDTKAVIPDRCYAGVYQAVIDDCRTHGAFDPAAMGSVPNVGLMAQKAEEYGSHDKTFQMPAAGTVKVSDGNGKTVFEHAVEAGDLWRMCQVKDAPIQDWVKLAVERARLSDTPAVFWLDKARAHDAQVIAKVEQYLKDHDTSGLDIRILPPVEATTFSLERIRKGQDTISVTGNVLRDYLTDLFPIMELGTSAKMLSIVPLMAGGGLFETGAGGSAPKHVQQFVEENCLRWDSLGEFLALAASLEHLGNRYDNASATVLAKALDVANGQFLDNNKSPARKVGELDNRGSHFYLAMYWAQALAAQTEDTALQAKFAPLAKALTENEAAIVAELNGAQGKPVEIGGYYHPDLAKVSEAMRPSKTFNDILATLKA
- a CDS encoding SWIM zinc finger family protein, with product MTARFSPADLDRSFLLGITTPSYYARGLVYADQERVTLQTVEPLRVDAIVSGSDDYAVELVWRNGRLRGQCDCPIGQQAEFCKHQVAVALSWARTSADPSFQKRTKRTTAGVPVAESSDRVLQHWLSTQTPQALQALILELADNDAQLRKRLLSQAQLAVAPLQQWRKAISTLLGRKRFMDWSATIAYSKQLGVLPSLLEQARQRDPLAALDLHEYAFKRLLAIYEEVDDSRGDLGERLRALGHAHLEAAHAAGTDTLGDRLFELRMLDQWSLLRPLQDYAALLSAADIARLQHAALKILHARGDRARRLSAESLLEDTARCGASVDAMLEFFAHTCSSGWDHLEMARRCGEHGRQRQALEWLERGVKADPQDGRLLAALATVYVRDGFPEDALTLRWKVYLLMPNEETYLALQEAASLLDAWEAWRERALQALDTKAVPRFIDAHDTRISLLLAEGQTQRALELAADQTRKLPLGTWERLLPAAETHDPAAALRICHTLIDAHIARTDRHGYVAAIGLLPTLQRLYQQQGAQGHAAFDAELARLRQQYRVKRTFIELLHKRFPEP